The DNA region AAAGCATTGGTTGCTAAATCCCATATCTCATCAGAACCAACATATTTTTCTGGCTTTGTTGAAAGCTTTATATCATATTCCTTAAAGCCAAAACAGGAGAGCATATCAAAGGCAAATTTACAAACACCTTTTATCTCATTCTTAAGCTGGTCATATCTACAAAATATATGGGCATCATCTTGGGTAAATCCACGAACCCTTAAAAGGCCATGGAGGACACCGGACCTTTCATATCTATAGACAGTGCCAAGTTCAAAAAACCTTAATGGAAGCTCAGAATAGCTCCTTATTGTGCTTTTGTATATCATAATATGGCAGGGGCAATTCATAGGCTTTAGGACATAATCCTCATCTTCTTTTTTTATAAAATACATATTCTCCTGGTAATAATCGCAATGGCCAGAGGTTTTCCAGAGGGACTTTTTTCCAATGTGTGGTGTTAGTAGCTCAAAATATTCCCTTTTTCTATGCTCTTTTTTTAGAAAATAAATAATTTCATCCCTTAAAATATTTCCCTTTGGATGATAGAATATAAGGCCTGCTCCAACATCATCATAGATGTTAAATAAACCTAATTGCTCCCCCAATACCCTATGGTCTCTCTTTTTTGCCTCTTCAATCTTTAAAAGATAATCACTAAGCTCTTTTTCACTTTCAAATGAGATGCCATATATCCTTGTAAGCATTGGGTTTTTCTCGCTTCCCCTCCAATATGCACCTGCTAACCTTAATAGCTTAAATGCTTTTATTTTGCCTGTTCTTTCAATATGGGGACCCTTGCAAAGGTCTATAAAATCACCATTTTGGAAGAATGAAACCTTATCGTCTTTGATTTCATCTAAAATTTCTAGTTTATATTTCTGACCCTCCTTTAAGAGGTATTTTCTTGCTTCATCCTTTGTCATTGTAATTTTTTCAAATGAAAGGTTTTCCTTTATTATTTTTCTCATTTCATTCTCTATTTTTGGAAGGTCATCCTCTATGATATGGCAATCAAAATCATAGTAAAATCCATCAGATATGGAAGGACCAATTCCAAGCTTTACATCCTTAAATACCTTACACACAGCAGACGCCATTATATGCGATGTAGAATGCCAAAATGCTTCCATTAGAAAATATTACCTTAATTTACCTTACATTGTCAAGATGTGCCTTTTCAAGATTAAAGAAATTAGGATTTGAAAATTTAGAATTAGAAATTTATAATAGAAAGAAGTCAAAACAGCAAAGATAAAAATGAATCCCATTAGACCTTATATTGATAAAAAGCTTACCCCTTTTCAGAAAATGGTCTATAATATTGTTTTATCTATTCCAGAAGGAGAGACAAGGACATACCAATGGGTTGCAGAAAAAATAGGAAATCCAAAGTCAGCAAGGGCTGTTGGAAATGCCCTTTCAAAAAATCCTTGCCCAATTACCATCCCTTGTCATAGAATAATAAGAAAGGATGGAAGGGTAGGAGGATATATTAAAGGCAAGGAAGAAAAACGATTACTTTTAGAAAAAGAAGGAGCGCCTGTAGCTCAGTATGGAAGAGCGGCGGTTTCCTAAACCGTGTCTGTCGTAGGTTCAAGTCCTATCAGGCGCACAAAGCTAGAAATAAGCACTAAATAAGGACTTGAAGCCCGAAGTGAAGCGAAGGGCCGAACTAATAGATTTTGTTAGGCGAAGAGCGAGCAAGTGCGAGCTATGAGCCTTCTAATATGTGTTGAGCTTCCTCATTAAAGAGCCAGAAATCGCTTTGTTTAATTGTAAATTTTAAATTGTTTAGCGAAGCTAAACACGTACTATTGTTTTGAATTTTCAATTTTAGTCATTTGAATTTGTTTTAAGATTTCGAATTTCGAATTTCATTTGTTCCATTAAAGCTAAACACATACCAAAAATCAATATATTTATCTCGGTCATTACCGTCACCTTTTCATACTCGCCTCTATAAACTTTGAAAACAATGGATGTGGCGATGTTGGCTTTGATTGGAATTCTGGGTGGAACTGGACAGACACAAACCAGGGATGGTCTTTTAATTCAATAATTTCAACAAGATTTTTATTTGGATATATCCCTGATATTCTAATACCTGCTTCTTCTAATATTTTTCTATATTTGTTGTTAAACTCATACCTATGCCTATGCCTTTCATTTATAAACTCCTTTTGGTATGCCTGGTATGCAAGGCTATTTTTCTCTATTTTACAAGGATATACACCAAGCCTCATTGTCCCTCCCTTTTTCTTTAATCCTTTCTGCTCCTTCATAAGAGAAATAACCGGATGTTTTGTGTTCGGGTCAAATTCACTTGAATTTGCATCATTAAGGCATACTAAATTTCTTGCAATTTCAATTATTGCACATTGAAGCCCAAGGCATATCCCAAGAAATGGGATTTTGTTTATTCTTGCAAATTTAGCTACCTCTATTTTTCCTTCTATTCCCCTATATCCAAATCCACCAGGGATAAGAATTCCAAAAACATCCGAAAGCTCATTCAAAAGGTTTTTGCTCTCTGAATTAATCCATTTTATCTCTACCTTACAATTGTTTGCTATTCCACCGTGATACAATGCCTCAACAATAGATTTATAGGCATCCTTTACCTCTATATACTTTCCAACTATGGCAATTTTTGTTTTCTTCTTTGCATTTTTTATTTTCTCTACCATTTTTTCCCATTCTTTAAAATTGTCCTTTTGAAAAGAAAGAGAAAGGGATTTTATTGTTGTCTTATCCAAACCCTGTTTTTTAAAGCTAATAGGAACCTCATAAATACTTTCTACATCATATGCATCTATTATGTTTTCCTTGCAGACATTACAAAACAATGCAATCTTTTCCTTTAGATGGGAAGATAATGGCTTTTGTGTCCTGCAGAGCAAAATATCTGGCTGAATGCCTATTTCCCTTAATTTCATTACAGAGTGCTGGGTTGGCTTTGTCTTTGCCTCATCGCAGGATGAGATATATGGAACAAGGGTAAGGTGGATATATAAAACATTTTCCCTTCCTACCTCCCTTCCAAATTGCCTTATTGCCTCAAGGTATGGAAGACCCTCTATATCACCAACGGTTCCTCCCAATTCAATAATTGCAACATTTACATTTTTAGAAACCATTTTTATCCTTCTCTTTATTTCATCCGTTATATGGGGAATGACCTGAACCGTATTTCCAAGATATTCTCCTTTTCTCTCCTTCCTTATAACCTCATAATATATCCTTCCTGTTGTTATATTGTTTCTCTTTGTTATCTTTGAATGGGTGAATCTTTCGTAATGTCCAAGGTCTAGGTCTGTTTCCGCACCATCAGCTGTTACATAGACCTCGCCATGCTGGTATGGATTCATAGTTCCTGGGTCTACATTGATATATGGGTCAAGCTTTTGGAGGGTTATTTTTAATCCAAGTGATTCTAAAAGGGTTCCAATGGAAGAGGCAGCTATTCCCTTCCCCAAAGAAGAAACAACACCGCCTGTTACAAAAATATACTTAACCATCTCATTTTTCTATTCCCTTTTCTATAAGCCAATGCTCAATAATGGTTAAAATATTCTGGACAAGCCAATATAAAACAAGGCCTGATGGAAAATTTAGGAATAAAAATGTCATAACAATAGGCATAATAAGCATCATTTTTTCTGTATTTGGGTCTTGGGCTGGAGTCATCTTTTGTTGTATAAACATTGTAATGCCCATAAGTATAGGAAGGACAAAATAGGGATCCTTTAATGATAGGTCTTTTATCCATAAGATAAATGGCGCACAGCGAAGCTCAATCCCTTTATCTAAAGCACCATAAAGGGCAAAGAATACAGGCATTTGAAGGATAAGGGGAAGGCATCCACCAAATGGATTAACATTATGCTCCTTATATAATTTCATCATTTCTTTTTGTATTGTCTCATGGTCATCCTTATGCTTTTCCCTTAATTTGTCTATGTGTGGCTTAATTGCCTGCATTTTCTTCATCATCTTAAAATTTTTCCTTGTTAAAGGATGCAAGATTATTTTGATAATTATGGTTAAAAGAATAATTGCCAATCCATAGTTTCCAATAATCTTATAGAGAAAGACTAGGGCAAAAAGGATGATTTTCGGAAGAAACCATAATCCAGAAAGGCTCTCTAATCCAACCCCCTTTAATATTTTATAATCCCTGGGTCCAGCATATACCATCATCTTATTCTCAATTACCTCATTTGCTTTAAGGGAATACTTTGGAAAGAAAGCCTTTACATCCTCCCTTGAAAGAGAAATAGAGGAAAACCTCATTTGTGGCTTTACAACAAAAAGAAAATATTTATCTTGCGTAGCTACCCAATCAATCGGCTCATTTAAAGTAGCATTTTTTGTCTTTTTTATTCCCGAAGATGAACGATAAAGAAATGGGTTTTCATGAAGCTCAGGGTCATTCCCAAGGAAGCTTTTTAATGAAATGAATGTCTCTGGAATTGTTATTGCCTTATTTTCCTTATTTATAAACGAAAGATTTATCGTAAATGGATAGGTATTAGAAGAAAATTCATATCTTTTTATTATTTTAAATGATTGTAGGTCATAAACAAAGCTATTCTTTAAAAATTCTTTTGGAAATATCTCATTATTATCAACAAAAATAGAGAATGTATCATTATCCTTTATTATTGTATATGGAAATCCCTTTCTATCATTAAATTTTAAAAGATTCAGGGATTTGATTGTTCCCTTTTGGGAAAGGATTGCTGAAAATAATGAATTCTTAAAATCAGCCCCTTTCTTCTCTTTTATCCTTTTGCTCTTTTGCTCTATTACAACCTCCTCTTTAACAGGAGGGGATTTTACTTGTTCAATCTTTTTTTTCGTAAAGAACAAAGAATGGATATAAAGGATTAAAAATGAAAGGATAATGAATAAAACAAGCCTCTTTTCCACTAAATCTCAATTATCTTTATCTTAAATTTTTTTGCTTCTTCATCTAAAAGAAAGCAGAAAGAAAGAATTACAAGGGAATCGCCTATCTCACCAAGCCGTGAAGCTGGTCCATAAAGGACACAGGATAAAGGCTCTTTTTCATAAATTGCATAAGTCTCAAATCTTGCTCCTGTTTGTTCATTAAGAACATAAACCATCTCTTGAGGAAGTATATCAGCCTTTTTTAATATTTCTCCATCTATACCAATGCTTCCACAAGCCTTTTTAAGGGCTGTTATCTTAAGACCTTTTATCTTTGACTTGCACATTTTCCTAAACATAATTTATAATTATAGCATAAGTTATGGAGAGTTTGGAAGAAATTTTAGAGGATGAACCCAAAGAGGAGATAAAAAATATTCCCTGGGAGGAGAGGGAAGAAATTGGCTTTTTTAAAGCCCTTTATATGACAATAAAAAATGCCATATTTAAACCAGGCGAGTTCTTCTCTAAAATAAAGCCGGGTAGCATTAAAAACGCTAGTGTTTATGTTGTAATTATTGTAGGTATTGTTTATTTTCTTAATCTCTTCTGGATTAGCAGAAAAATAGAATTAAGCTACATTGTCCTTATTCCCCTTGTTTCCCTCATCTTTTTCTTTATTCTGGAAACAGGGCTTCTCCATCTTGGGCTTTTGCTTTTATCCTCCAATAGAGCTGGATTTACATCAACATTTAAGGTTGTTGCCTATTCTGAATCTGTCCTTATGTTCTCTATTGTTCCAATTATCGGTGGAATTATATCAAGCATCTGGGGGTGTGTTATTACAATTATTGGCCTTTCAAAGGCACACAATATAACAATGAGAAAGGCTTTATTCTCCGTTATTTTTTCCATTATTATTACAAGCATTATTATGGCTATTCCAGCCTTATTTTATTTAGAGGAGGTAAGAAATGAATAAACAAATTTTAAGATGGACAGGAAGCATTATAGCCGTAATCTTTGTTATCCTTGTAATGTTTGCGGCTGAGACAATGCACAGGGCGTGGAGGGAGTTTAAGGAGGGAGAAGCCCTTTACAAAAAGGGAGATGTTCCTATGGCAATCCTTTATTATGGAACTGTCATAAGCTTCTATACACCATATTCTCCCTGGGTAAATAAGGCTATAAATAGGCTATTTGAGATTGGGAAAAAGCAGGAAGAAGAAAAAGATTATAAAACATCAAAGGAAGCCTATGATGAAATCATCCATAGAATATATTCAGCAAGAAGCTTCTATACGCCACATAAATCTGCCCAAGAAAAGGCAATAAAGCTAAGGGATTCTGTAGAAAAATTCATAAAAGATTGAAGATTTTGCTTCATATCTGTTGTGGACCTTGCTCTACGGTTGCAATTGAGAGGCTTTTGCAAGAAAATTTTGAAATAACCGGATTTTTCTATAACCCGAATATTTATCCACAAGAGGAATATAATTTAAGGCTTAAGAATGTAGAATCTGTTGTCTTAAAAAACACCATCTCACTAATTTCTCCAATATACGAGCCAGAAAAATGGCATAAGGAAATTAAGGGATACGAGGAGACAAAGGAAGGAGGAGAAAGGTGCAAGATTTGTATTAAAATGAGGCTTAAAGAAACAGCAAAAAAGGCAAAGGATAGCGGGTTTGATATATTTGGAACAACGCTTACAACGGGCTTAAACAAGGATTCAAAGACAATAAATTTATATGGACTAAATATTGCTGAAGAGATAGGCATCCAATTTTATTTAGCTGATTTTAAGAAAAATGCAGGGTTTCAAAGAGGGGTTGTTTTAAGTAAAGAGATAGGTCTTTATCGCCAGAGGTATTGTGGCTGTGTTTATTCCTTAAGATCTAAGTGATAGAAACAATAAAGTGATTACAACCTTCATATTCTTACACAAATCCCTTTATTTTTAAGGTATTCCTTAACATCCCTTATTTTATATTCGCCATAATGAAAGATTGAAGCAGCCAAAACAGCATCTGCTCCCTTTGAGATTGCTTGGTAAAGATGCTCTGGACATCCTGCTCCACCTGATGCAATAACAGGAATATTTACAGCCCCTGTAATTCTTTCAATCAATAAAAGGTCATATCCGGTCTTCTTTCCATCGCAGTCCATACTTGTTAGGAGTATTTCGCCCGCTCCCCTTCCTTCTACCTCCTTTGCCCATTCTATTGCTGAAATCCCTGCCGGATTTCTTCCGCCATTGATATATACCTCCCAAGAATCTTCCTTTCTCTTTGCATCAATGGCAACAACAATACATTGAGAGCCAAATTTTAATGATGCTTCATCAATAAAGGATGGTTTTTTTATAGCGGCTGTATTTATTGAAACCCTATCCGCACCATTTTTAAGGATTTCTTCTATCTGTAAGAGACTTACAATTCCGCCACCAACCGTGAAAGGGATAAATATACATTCAGAGCAGGCACGAACTATATCAATAATGATTTTCCTATTTTCATAAGATGCTGTAATATCCAAAAATACAAGCTCATCTGCACCCTCTTTGTCATATATCTCTGCCTGTTCTACAGGGTCTCCTGCATCTACTAAATTAACAAAGCTTATTCCCTTAACAACCCTTCCCTTATCAACATCAAGGCAGGGGATTATTCTATAAGCTTTCATTCTAATATTTTGCCCTTTAAAGGCTATATTTTGCAAGGATTTATTGCAAATTTTATAATTTTAATTTATAATTGATATATGGTGAGTGTAGCTCAGCTTGGTTAGAGCACTGGACTGTGGATCCAGTTGTCGGGGGTTCAAATCCCCTCACTCACCCCAAGAAAAAGCTAAAATCTGGAATAAAAAGAGGGGATTTGAAGCCCGAAGCTTTAGCGAAGGGCCGAACTAATAGATTTTGTTAGGGTTGAAAGGAGCAGGTGCGACTTTCAAGCCTTAGAAAATCTTGTAGTTCAAATCCCCTCACTCACCCCAAGAAAAAGCTAAAATCTGGAATAACTGGGATATTCAATCTTCTAAATAACACGCTGGGTCTTCGGCAAAATAATCCTGAAATATGCTGTAAGCCCTCACCCTACACC from bacterium includes:
- the thrS gene encoding threonine--tRNA ligase yields the protein MEAFWHSTSHIMASAVCKVFKDVKLGIGPSISDGFYYDFDCHIIEDDLPKIENEMRKIIKENLSFEKITMTKDEARKYLLKEGQKYKLEILDEIKDDKVSFFQNGDFIDLCKGPHIERTGKIKAFKLLRLAGAYWRGSEKNPMLTRIYGISFESEKELSDYLLKIEEAKKRDHRVLGEQLGLFNIYDDVGAGLIFYHPKGNILRDEIIYFLKKEHRKREYFELLTPHIGKKSLWKTSGHCDYYQENMYFIKKEDEDYVLKPMNCPCHIMIYKSTIRSYSELPLRFFELGTVYRYERSGVLHGLLRVRGFTQDDAHIFCRYDQLKNEIKGVCKFAFDMLSCFGFKEYDIKLSTKPEKYVGSDEIWDLATNALRDVLIEECLNFSIDEGEGVFYGPKIDIKLKDALGRHWQGPTIQVDFNLPERFDISYIGEDGKRHQPVMIHRVVLGSLERFIGALIEHYAGKLPLWLSPIQVIILPITDNQLEFAKKVERWLLDKDIRVEIDKRSERLQRKIKDAHNMKIPYLAIVGKKEEEEEKISIRHRTKGDMGQFGKDDFIAIIKKEIEGKE
- a CDS encoding MGMT family protein, producing MVYNIVLSIPEGETRTYQWVAEKIGNPKSARAVGNALSKNPCPITIPCHRIIRKDGRVGGYIKGKEEKRLLLEKEGAPVAQYGRAAVS
- a CDS encoding CTP synthase, with the protein product MVKYIFVTGGVVSSLGKGIAASSIGTLLESLGLKITLQKLDPYINVDPGTMNPYQHGEVYVTADGAETDLDLGHYERFTHSKITKRNNITTGRIYYEVIRKERKGEYLGNTVQVIPHITDEIKRRIKMVSKNVNVAIIELGGTVGDIEGLPYLEAIRQFGREVGRENVLYIHLTLVPYISSCDEAKTKPTQHSVMKLREIGIQPDILLCRTQKPLSSHLKEKIALFCNVCKENIIDAYDVESIYEVPISFKKQGLDKTTIKSLSLSFQKDNFKEWEKMVEKIKNAKKKTKIAIVGKYIEVKDAYKSIVEALYHGGIANNCKVEIKWINSESKNLLNELSDVFGILIPGGFGYRGIEGKIEVAKFARINKIPFLGICLGLQCAIIEIARNLVCLNDANSSEFDPNTKHPVISLMKEQKGLKKKGGTMRLGVYPCKIEKNSLAYQAYQKEFINERHRHRYEFNNKYRKILEEAGIRISGIYPNKNLVEIIELKDHPWFVSVQFHPEFQSKPTSPHPLFSKFIEASMKR
- a CDS encoding YidC/Oxa1 family insertase periplasmic-domain containing protein translates to MEKRLVLFIILSFLILYIHSLFFTKKKIEQVKSPPVKEEVVIEQKSKRIKEKKGADFKNSLFSAILSQKGTIKSLNLLKFNDRKGFPYTIIKDNDTFSIFVDNNEIFPKEFLKNSFVYDLQSFKIIKRYEFSSNTYPFTINLSFINKENKAITIPETFISLKSFLGNDPELHENPFLYRSSSGIKKTKNATLNEPIDWVATQDKYFLFVVKPQMRFSSISLSREDVKAFFPKYSLKANEVIENKMMVYAGPRDYKILKGVGLESLSGLWFLPKIILFALVFLYKIIGNYGLAIILLTIIIKIILHPLTRKNFKMMKKMQAIKPHIDKLREKHKDDHETIQKEMMKLYKEHNVNPFGGCLPLILQMPVFFALYGALDKGIELRCAPFILWIKDLSLKDPYFVLPILMGITMFIQQKMTPAQDPNTEKMMLIMPIVMTFLFLNFPSGLVLYWLVQNILTIIEHWLIEKGIEK
- a CDS encoding aspartate 1-decarboxylase, whose product is MFRKMCKSKIKGLKITALKKACGSIGIDGEILKKADILPQEMVYVLNEQTGARFETYAIYEKEPLSCVLYGPASRLGEIGDSLVILSFCFLLDEEAKKFKIKIIEI
- a CDS encoding YIP1 family protein is translated as MESLEEILEDEPKEEIKNIPWEEREEIGFFKALYMTIKNAIFKPGEFFSKIKPGSIKNASVYVVIIVGIVYFLNLFWISRKIELSYIVLIPLVSLIFFFILETGLLHLGLLLLSSNRAGFTSTFKVVAYSESVLMFSIVPIIGGIISSIWGCVITIIGLSKAHNITMRKALFSVIFSIIITSIIMAIPALFYLEEVRNE
- a CDS encoding epoxyqueuosine reductase QueH, which gives rise to MKILLHICCGPCSTVAIERLLQENFEITGFFYNPNIYPQEEYNLRLKNVESVVLKNTISLISPIYEPEKWHKEIKGYEETKEGGERCKICIKMRLKETAKKAKDSGFDIFGTTLTTGLNKDSKTINLYGLNIAEEIGIQFYLADFKKNAGFQRGVVLSKEIGLYRQRYCGCVYSLRSK
- the hisF gene encoding imidazole glycerol phosphate synthase subunit HisF gives rise to the protein MKAYRIIPCLDVDKGRVVKGISFVNLVDAGDPVEQAEIYDKEGADELVFLDITASYENRKIIIDIVRACSECIFIPFTVGGGIVSLLQIEEILKNGADRVSINTAAIKKPSFIDEASLKFGSQCIVVAIDAKRKEDSWEVYINGGRNPAGISAIEWAKEVEGRGAGEILLTSMDCDGKKTGYDLLLIERITGAVNIPVIASGGAGCPEHLYQAISKGADAVLAASIFHYGEYKIRDVKEYLKNKGICVRI